The following are from one region of the Noviherbaspirillum sedimenti genome:
- a CDS encoding RNA-binding S4 domain-containing protein — MQEIRFALEGDHIELNQLLKLAGLCDSGGAGKMLVASGVVMVDGQTELRKTCKVRAGQVVKLGDVRIRVD, encoded by the coding sequence ATGCAGGAAATCCGCTTTGCGCTTGAAGGCGACCATATCGAATTGAACCAGTTGCTCAAGCTCGCGGGCTTGTGCGACAGTGGCGGCGCCGGCAAGATGCTGGTGGCCTCTGGCGTAGTCATGGTCGATGGCCAGACCGAATTGCGCAAGACATGCAAGGTCCGCGCTGGCCAGGTGGTCAAGCTCGGCGATGTGCGCATTCGGGTTGACTAG
- a CDS encoding SirB2 family protein — MSYLAVKHLHITCAALSFLLFFLRGIWMLQASPLLQQRWVKIVPHVVDTLLLASALVMVFWSAQYPFVEAWLTAKLIALIAYIILGTIALKRGKTKAVRLSAFLAALAVFAYIVKVALTRQP, encoded by the coding sequence ATGAGTTACCTCGCTGTCAAACACCTCCACATCACGTGCGCCGCCTTGAGCTTCCTGCTCTTTTTCTTGCGCGGGATCTGGATGCTGCAAGCTTCGCCCCTGCTGCAGCAACGCTGGGTAAAAATCGTTCCCCATGTGGTCGACACGCTGTTGCTGGCCAGCGCCCTGGTGATGGTGTTCTGGAGCGCCCAGTACCCGTTCGTCGAAGCATGGCTGACCGCCAAACTGATTGCGCTGATTGCCTATATCATCCTGGGGACGATTGCCTTAAAGCGCGGTAAAACCAAAGCAGTGCGCTTGAGCGCCTTCCTTGCCGCCCTGGCGGTATTCGCCTATATCGTCAAGGTGGCGCTGACCCGTCAGCCCTGA